A genomic stretch from Asterias rubens chromosome 7, eAstRub1.3, whole genome shotgun sequence includes:
- the LOC117292425 gene encoding mucin-2-like — protein sequence MSTEMQLKTQLPPNSSRTHENPYKYPPTPTKTQLPPNSSRTHENPYKYPPTPTKTQLPTHSTRTHDNPYKYPPTPTKTQLPPNSTRTHDNPNKYPPTPTKPQLPPNSTRTHDNPYKYPPTPTKTQLPPNSTRTHDNPYKYPPTPTKPQLPTHSTRTHDNPYKYPPTPTKTQLPPNSSRTHENPYKYPPTPTKTQLPPNSTRTHDNPYKYPSAPEAIQSIKSTNQSKS from the exons ATGAGTACAGAAATGCAGTT AAAGACCCAGCTACCCCCAAACTCCTCAAGAACCCATGAGAACCCCTACAAGTACCCACCAACCCCCACAAAGACCCAGCTACCCCCAAACTCCTCAAGAACCCATGAGAACCCCTACAAGTACCCACCAACCCCCACAAAGACCCAGCTACCCACTCACTCCACAAGAACCCATGACAACCCCTACAAGTACCCACCAACCCCCACAAAGACCCAGCTACCCCCAAACTCCACAAGAACCCATGACAACCCCAACAAGTACCCACCAACCCCCACAAAGCCCCAGCTACCCCCTAACTCCACAAGAACCCATGACAACCCCTACAAGTACCCACCAACCCCCACAAAGACCCAGCTACCCCCAAACTCCACAAGAACCCATGACAACCCCTACAAGTACCCACCAACCCCCACAAAGCCCCAGCTACCCACTCACTCCACAAGAACCCATGACAACCCCTACAAGTACCCACCAACCCCCACAAAGACCCAGCTACCCCCTAACTCCTCAAGAACCCATGAGAACCCCTACAAGTACCCACCAACCCCCACAAAGACCCAGCTACCCCCAAACTCCACAAGAACCCATGACAACCCCTACAAGTACCCATCAGCCCCCGAAGCCATCCAATCTATAAAAAGTACTAATCAATCTAAATCTTAA